From Lemur catta isolate mLemCat1 chromosome 19, mLemCat1.pri, whole genome shotgun sequence, a single genomic window includes:
- the LOC123624172 gene encoding olfactory receptor 10A7-like gives MPAAWASPGAPAAAPWANQSWARDFVLLGFAHVPALRPLLAALFLAAFLLALLGNALIALLPGLARALRAPMYLFLRQLALVEICFSLDVAPRLLVTLLRPGRGVSPAGCALQLLLVLSCVTSECFLLTVMAWDRYVAICRPLRYAAVVSPRLCHLLAAACWLAGVPVALVFTIWLFRFPFCGPRDIRHFFCDIAPLLMLVCADTRVFEASVLAATVLVIMVPFCLIAASYTKILTTVLRMPSATGRHKALSTCASHLIVVVLFYGTTGVIHLRPKASYSPESKQVVSLSYTLVTPMLNPLIYSLRNKEVKAALGPLCCGARE, from the coding sequence ATGCCCGCGGCCTGGGCCTCCCCGGGCGCCCCCGCAGCCGCGCCCTGGGCCAACCAAAGCTGGGCGCGCGACTTCGTCCTGCTGGGCTTCGCGCACGTGCCCGCGCTGAGGCCGCTGCTCGCCGCGCTCTTCCTGGCCGCCTTCCTGCTGGCGCTGCTGGGCAACGCGCTCATCGCGCTGCTCCCCGGCCTGGCCCGGGCCCTGCGCGCGCCCATGTACCTCTTCCTGCGCCAGCTGGCCCTCGTGGAGATCTGCTTCTCGCTGGACGTCGCGCCGCGGCTGCTGGTGACGCTGCTGCGGCCCGGCCGGGGAGTGTCGCCCGCGGGCTGCgcgctgcagctgctgctggtgCTGTCCTGCGTCACGTCCGAGTGCTTCCTCCTGACCGTCATGGCCTGGGACCGCTACGTGGCCATCTGCAGGCCCCTGCGCTACGCCGCCGTCGTGAGCCCGCGGCTGTGTCACCTGCTGGCCGCCGCCTGCTGGCTGGCCGGCGTCCCCGTGGCGCTGGTCTTCACCATCTGGCTGTTCCGCTTCCCCTTCTGCGGGCCACGTGACATCCGCCACTTCTTCTGTGACATCGCCCCTCTGCTGATGCTGGTGTGTGCGGACACCCGGGTCTTTGAGGCCAGTGTGTTGGCGGCCACAGTGCTTGTCATCATGGTTCCCTTCTGTCTGATCGCTGCGTCCTACACCAAGATTCTGACCACCGTCCTACGGATGCCGTCGGCCACCGGGCGCCACAAGGCCCTGTCCACCTGTGCCTCCCACCTCATCGTGGTGGTTCTGTTTTATGGCACGACGGGGGTCATCCACTTGCGCCCCAAGGCCAGCTATTCCCCGGAGAGCAAGCAGGTGGTGTCCCTGTCCTACACCCTGGTCACCCCCATGCTCAATCCCCTCATATACAGCCTTCGGAACAAGGAGGTGAAGGCAGCTCTGGGGCCCCTGTGCTGCGGTGCCCGTGAGTGA